Within Oceanidesulfovibrio indonesiensis, the genomic segment CCGGAAGTCCATGCGGGGATGCCGGGCCACGGCGGTTTCCAGAAAATCCATGAAGTCGCGGCGCACCAGGGGTTCGCCGCCGGTCAGCCTGACCTTGCGCACGCCCAGCTCTTCCGCAATGGCGATGAGCTCAAGCAGATCCTCGTACCGCAGGATTTCCTCGTGCGGCATGAAGGGGGTGTCCTTGCCGGCGCGGCAGTAGAAGCAGCGCAGGTTACAGCGGTCGGTTACCGAAAGGCGGATATAGTTGACAGTCCGGCCGTGTAGGTCGGTGAGCGGGCGGGGTGGGGTGGATCGGGTCATGTCTCGTTTTCGTGGACCAGGCCGAGCTGGCGGAGCATGGCCAGGTCCGCGGGGTAGTTGACGTTGAAGAAAACCTCGGCATGGTTCTGGGAATATGGGATGTGGCAGCGCAGCTTTTCCGGGATGGCCGAGGATATCTTGCAGCGCCCAGCCTCCAGTGCCATGGCCAGCAACGGCTCGGCCGTGGGTTCGTAGATGGCCACGAGGGATTCGATAAATCCTGTCTCCTGTTGCAGATAAGTCGTCATCACATGCTCGGACGATCTGTTTCGCCACGCGGTCACGAGCGTTTCCAGAGTGGCCTGGTCAAGCAGGGGCAGGTCGCAGGCCACGGCCAGGACCGGCCCCTGGGCTTTGCGCAGGCAGGTGAGGATGCCGGCGAGCGGTCCCTTGCCCACGATTTCGTCGGGCACCCATTCCAGATGCAGCGGAGCGCCGAGCCCCACGGTTTGGGGATCGCGGCCGGATATCCAGACACGATCGCACACAGTTTGCAGAAGGTCCACCATGCGTTCGAGCATGCAGCGGCCGGATACGGGCAGAACGACCTTGTCCCGGCCGAGGCGGCGGCTGCGGCCGCCTGCAAGCACCAGGCCGGTGAGTCCCGGAAACGCAGCGGACATGCTCGAAGCGGTAGTCATGGCATTCCTTGCTCGAAGCGATTGTTGGGATCGGTGAACACGGTCACCCGGTTTTCGCGGGCGAAACCGGCAAGCGAGAAAGGCGCAGCGTTTGCCGTGGCGATGGCCGCCTCGGTTACGGCGGAGCGGCTCACCACGCAACCAAAACCGGCGTTGGCGATTTTGGCGGCCAGTGAGCCGGTTACCCGGGCCGACACGAAAAGGACGAGAGCCTTGCGCGCCGCCGCGTCCACGCCGTTTTGCACGCACCAGCCGCCCAGACGGTCGATGCAGTTGTGGCGGCCGATGTCCTCCTCGATGTCGAGGAATGTTTCGGTAGGAATATCGTACAGGCCGGCGCGATGGAAGCAGCCGGTCCAATTCCAACGCCCCTCGCCGCCCATGAACTCCTGCATTCGATTGACCATTTCGTCGCCACTAAGGTGCCGAACCGTGATGGGGTCATTTATTGGGGAATCCGGTCCGGCAGCAGGCGCGAGCACGAATCGATGCTCGCCCTCTTCCTCGAACACGGGGAGTTCACCCGGCAAACAACGTTCCAGGAAGGCGTGACCCAGAGCCAGGCGGGAAAGGTCCCGCGGGTAGGCCCACAGCGTGCGGACCGGAGCACCGGGCCAGAGCACCTCGATCTGGACCTCGGGGCTGGTGAGGTCCTCTATGGTCCGCCAGCCGCCG encodes:
- the mobA gene encoding molybdenum cofactor guanylyltransferase, with product MTTASSMSAAFPGLTGLVLAGGRSRRLGRDKVVLPVSGRCMLERMVDLLQTVCDRVWISGRDPQTVGLGAPLHLEWVPDEIVGKGPLAGILTCLRKAQGPVLAVACDLPLLDQATLETLVTAWRNRSSEHVMTTYLQQETGFIESLVAIYEPTAEPLLAMALEAGRCKISSAIPEKLRCHIPYSQNHAEVFFNVNYPADLAMLRQLGLVHENET
- a CDS encoding formate dehydrogenase accessory sulfurtransferase FdhD — its product is MPNTPYSAQQQSQDAPRGLQTNTYNQFKAGGWRTIEDLTSPEVQIEVLWPGAPVRTLWAYPRDLSRLALGHAFLERCLPGELPVFEEEGEHRFVLAPAAGPDSPINDPITVRHLSGDEMVNRMQEFMGGEGRWNWTGCFHRAGLYDIPTETFLDIEEDIGRHNCIDRLGGWCVQNGVDAAARKALVLFVSARVTGSLAAKIANAGFGCVVSRSAVTEAAIATANAAPFSLAGFARENRVTVFTDPNNRFEQGMP